One Euphorbia lathyris chromosome 1, ddEupLath1.1, whole genome shotgun sequence DNA segment encodes these proteins:
- the LOC136223369 gene encoding glucan endo-1,3-beta-glucosidase-like encodes MLFQSIFISEIPQNSSMATFLLPLGLLISLLGLTDAQSTGACYGKNGNNLPSETEVVGLYRSNNIGRMRIYHPDKPTLEALRGSNIELILGAANDNLQPLANDASAAATWVRDNVVAYASNVKIKYIAVGNEVHPGDANARYVLPAMQNIQTAITSANLQGQIKVSTAIDTTLLGNSFPPSAGVFSGAASSYIGPIINFLVSNGAPLLANVYTYFSYVDNPQSISLEYALFTSPGVVVTDGQFQYQNLFDALMDALYAALEKSGGANLQIVVSESGWPSEGSNVATATNAGTYYKNLINHVKQGTPRKPGQAIETYLFAMFDENLKAAGIEQHFGLFRPNKENKYQITFG; translated from the exons atgttgtTTCAGAGCATTTTCATATCAGAAATTCCTCAAAACTCATCAATGGCTACTTTCTTGCTACCTCTTGGGCTTTTGATTTCTCTACTAGGACTAACAG ATGCACAATCTACAGGTGCTTGTTATGGAAAGAATGGCAACAACTTACCTTCGGAAACAGAAGTCGTCGGTCTTTACCGATCGAATAACATCGGAAGGATGAGAATATATCACCCTGATAAACCAACACTTGAAGCTCTTAGAGGATCAAACATAGAGCTCATCCTCGGCGCTGCGAACGACAACCTTCAGCCCCTCGCTAATGATGCATCGGCCGCAGCAACTTGGGTTCGGGACAACGTTGTGGCTTATGCATCGAACGTGAAGATCAAGTACATTGCTGTTGGGAATGAAGTGCATCCTGGAGATGCAAATGCAAGATATGTTCTACCTGCAATGCAGAACATTCAGACAGCAATAACATCAGCAAATTTGCAAGGACAGATCAAGGTTTCGACAGCAATCGACACCACTTTGTTGGGAAATTCCTTCCCCCCATCCGCCGGGGTGTTTAGTGGCGCTGCAAGTTCATACATAGGCCCAATTATTAACTTCCTAGTGAGCAATGGGGCACCACTTCTTGCAAATGTATACACATACTTCAGCTATGTTGATAACCCACAGAGCATTAGTCTTGAATATGCCTTGTTTACTTCGCCAGGAGTTGTCGTTACCGACGGTCAATTTCAATACCAAAACTTGTTCGACGCATTGATGGATGCTCTATATGCTGCCCTGGAGAAGTCTGGTGGTGCCAATTTGCAGATTGTTGTATCAGAAAGTGGTTGGCCATCTGAAGGTAGCAATGTAGCAACAGCTACTAATGCAGGGACTTATTACAAGAACTTGATTAATCATGTCAAGCAAGGAACTCCAAGGAAACCAGGACAGGCTATAGAGACTTACTTATTCGCCATGTTCGACGAGAACCTCAAGGCAGCAGGAATCGAACAACATTTCGGTCTCTTTCGCCCTAATAAAGAGAACAAATATCAGATCACTTTTGGTTGA